From Maniola hyperantus chromosome 28, iAphHyp1.2, whole genome shotgun sequence, one genomic window encodes:
- the LOC117994948 gene encoding uncharacterized protein isoform X5 encodes MLLNKYFSSMKTSSKEKQDLCTNGGNLDVSFEDEDNAVGFEQGQASEQDIDFAYQQLELKLNDLKLEKEILQCRKTMMLLSKKKNTTPKPIASRCILPDGRIQVRNVNDRQQIGTLINYQKRTDPDTTFSSAAGDSRALNPCSCDKRKWNDPGTSGSSTASTCVLCSEDTSVTTKDKSLKYAKPDKYVSISTVTKSVDLSKTDKKSEYSRYSTRTEVTKSITSKSDYSKVSEAVTKRSDVTSKRITKLGRTSEVTCEYSEFCSDSDDEADETNRLIVLRNADYMDIVEEKLKIVVALSGYPKSKMRLKQMEVFQRALNSVIDMQLKAGLMKRTPQFLDYYLNRGAIVCICKDVESRDWMVRITPGLQERMSDNLNLLKAKVKRLCLAVIKIPKSCWPATAHDAFKLLQYFNPTLKTNKWKIYAQKVVDDIEITSFVVDKVSGEIIRGLNFKNVIDYNQMEFELTGYTEIYHECFLSDMDEDLSSVASRVKLLEELRSAEVTPRNKSENLNKKKEHQKENNSMINVSSKESTEEVIKTARNQEVEDKIVDVKEDLGSSNVKNTPNDGNLTLTEDTKEVIVLQTNNNSCEEIEKAQVNEPEVELNEANTSVAAVSDVTESVIESSDNLFIGRSCNLNIDSNRGIAYYRRTNYLHVENELKLAVVLEGYPQNKLEGTHIRRLKHLFKEYLHKDLKMQRFANMIIPKFQDIYLSNGAVIYICDSLETIDYLREILPKFVTNTGLKLTFKDIRNLVRYTRIVMRLPKELAHVESRDILLKLQEQYPKLKPDSWKHYSDVAGKQKRQFGVEPESLDVLKSADFDPTYDGEKLSFRIIDRQKPGVNFEVTEHNDEIESEEAKELRDKIVKAMYCVIEPDIMNAPLTKRRANHYSDVIADDFKLYVGPSNYPETRIDEAMFFSIKKTIENTIFEAIYNGNDEFIPKLHDFYLFDGVIFIICQDMASRLWIERNIPTINTKLKGSLKATEFRGAVGIISMVVKTNKGYDEVINILQTQNPRLRTKYWREISKVKSRVKLDVVLQIDKLSAHVITDPKFNGKIGDSIAEFKLGHLKLLLNRKSLKELSQVKTKKQNINSYRKVETKNNASQVLVAEDSNNSNITGRKNEDSEKEVLSEQLLLKLNDGESRVFFYSGSDYRSDRDSIRSYNYIEENEQGYSKVILKVPTNILPDDGLDIIFDLLEDKNPGLNTELWKVEQQSQYNRGKFTVLVDKQSASVIKVTSDTAALQCSAVSVVRRAVGGVLCALPLRQLLQRSLPAKGLGQAPPRRLPQLGPAS; translated from the exons ATGCTGTTAAACAAGTATTTTTCGTCGATGAAAACTTCCAGCAAGGA GAAGCAAGACCTTTGCACCAACGGTGGTAACCTTGACGTGTCTTTTGAGGATGAAGATAATGCG GTTGGCTTTGAGCAAGGTCAGGCTTCGGAGCAGGACATAGATTTTGCGTACCAGCAGTTGGAGCTGAAGCTGAACGACCTCAAGCTGGAGAAGGAGATCCTTCAGTGCCGAAAGACCATGATGCTGCTTAGCAAGAAGAAGAAT ACAACACCAAAACCTATCGCCAGTCGCTGCATTCTGCCTGACGGCAGAATTCAAGTGCGCAATGTAAATGACAG ACAGCAAATCGGaactttaattaattatcaaaaaCG AACTGATCCAGACACCACATTTAGCTCGGCTGCTGGGGATTCG AGGGCGTTGAACCCATGTTCCTGTGACAAGAGAAAGTGGAACGATCCTGGAACCTCGGGGAGTTCCACCGCATCTACTTGCGTACTATGCTCAGAAGATACAAGTGTCACTACCAAAGATAAGTCTCTAAAGTATGCCAAGCCGGACAAATACGTATCCATTAGCACAGTTACTAAGTCAGTAGATTTGAGTAAAACAGATAAAAAGTCCGAGTATTCGAGGTACAGCACAAGGACGGAAGTCACTAAATCCATCACAAGTAAGTCAGATTATAGCAAAGTAAGCGAGGCTGTAACCAAGAGATCAGATGTAACCAGCAAAAGAATAACTAAGCTAGGTAGAACGAGTGAAGTTACTTGTGAGTATAGCGAGTTTTGTAGTGACAGTGACGATGAGGCAGATGAAACAAACAGACTTATAGTACTGAGAAATGCAGATTatatggatatagttgaagaaaaattaaaaattgttgttGCACTGTCAGGCTACCCAAAATCCAAGATGCGGCTGAAACAAATGGAGGTATTCCAACGCGCACTAAATAGTGTTATCGATATGCAACTCAAAGCAGGTCTTATGAAGCGAACTCCTCAATTTTTAGACTATTATTTGAATAGAGGCGCGATTGTATGCATATGCAAGGACGTTGAAAGCAGGGATTGGATGGTAAGAATAACTCCCGGCTTGCAGGAACGCATGTCTGACAACTTAAATTTGCTCAAAGCGAAAGTAAAAAGGTTGTGTTTGGCCGTGATAAAGATTCCCAAGTCATGTTGGCCGGCGACCGCTCATGACGCGTTCAAACTCTTGCAGTACTTTAACCCGACCTTAAAAACTAATAAGTGGAAAATTTACGCTCAAAAAGTAGTGGATGATATAGAAATTACGTCTTTTGTCGTAGACAAGGTATCTGGTGAAATTATACGTGGACTGAATTTCAAAAACGTCATAGACTACAACCAAATGGAGTTTGAACTGACTGGTTATACTGAAATATATCATGAATGCTTCCTTTCTGATATGGATGAAGATCTGTCTAGCGTTGCCTCTAGAGTTAAACTGTTAGAGGAATTGCGATCCGCTGAAGTAACGCcgaggaataaatctgaaaatcttaacaaaaaaaaagagcACCAAAAAGAAAATAACTCAATGATTAATGTCAGTTCTAAGGAAAGTACCGAAGAAGTAATTAAAACAGCACGTAATCAAGAAGTGGAAGACAAAATTGTGGACGTTAAGGAGGATTTAGGTTCCTCGAATGTTAAAAATACGCCGAATGATGGAAACTTAACACTAACAGAGGATACTAAAGAGGTCATTGTATTGCAGACCAATAATAACAGTTGTGAGGAGATTGAAAAAGCTCAAGTAAACGAACCTGAAGTTGAACTTAACGAAGCTAATACTTCTGTAGCAGCCGTTTCAGACGTAACCGAGTCAGTTATAGAAAGTAGTGATAACCTATTTATTGGTAGAAGCTGTAACTTAAACATTGATAGTAATAGAGGTATCGCTTATTATAGACGTACGAATTATTTGCACGTAGAAAACGAGCTTAAATTAGCTGTAGTTCTAGAAGGTTATCCCCAAAATAAATTAGAAGGAACTCACATTAGACGACTAAAACATTTGTTCAAAGAATATTTGCACAAGGATCTGAAGATGCAGCGATTTGCCAATATGATTATCCCGAAATTCCAAGACATATACTTGTCAAACGGAGCTGTGATATATATTTGTGATAGTTTGGAAACTATAGACTACTTGAGAGAAATTCTGCCTAAATTTGTTACCAATACGGGGTTAAAACTAACATTCAAAGATATTAGAAATTTAGTTAGGTACACTAGAATAGTTATGAGATTGCCGAAAGAGCTCGCTCATGTGGAATCTCGTGATATATTGCTCAAGCTTCAAGAACAATACCCGAAATTAAAACCAGATAGCTGGAAACATTATTCGGACGTCGCGGGAAAACAAAAAAGACAATTTGGCGTCGAACCTGAGTCCTTAGATGTATTGAAAAGTGCTGATTTCGATCCTACTTACGATGGTGAGAAACTTAGTTTCAGAATAATCGACAGGCAAAAACCTGGAGTCAACTTTGAAGTTACAGAACATAACGATGAAATAGAAAGCGAGGAGGCCAAGGAATTGAGAGATAAAATTGTAAAAGCTATGTATTGTGTCATAGAACCTGATATAATGAACGCTCCTTTAACTAAAAGAAGAGCCAACCACTATTCAGATGTTATCGCTGACGATTTTAAACTATACGTTGGCCCATCAAACTATCCAGAAACTCGAATAGACGAGGCAATGTTTTTCTCTATCAAGAAAACGATTGAGAACACTATTTTCGAAGCTATCTATAACGGAAATGATGAATTTATCCCGAAATTACACGACTTTTACTTGTTTGATGGCGTCATATTCATCATATGCCAAGACATGGCTTCGCGACTGTGGATAGAAAGGAATATTCCAACAATTAATACTAAATTAAAGGGAAGTTTAAAAGCCACAGAATTCCGTGGAGCAGTTGGCATTATAAGCATGGTTGTGAAAACTAATAAGGGCTACGATGAggttataaatattttgcaaacaCAGAATCCAAGGTTACGCACGAAATATTGGAGGGAAATAAGTAAGGTTAAAAGTCGTGTTAAACTCGATGTAGTTTTGCAAATCGATAAACTATCTGCACATGTTATAACTGATCCGAAGTTTAACGGTAAAATTGGTGATAGTATTGCAGAATTTAAACTTGGCCATTTGAAACTGTTGTTAAATAGGAAGAGCTTAAAAGAACTAAGCCAGGTGAAAACgaagaaacaaaatattaacaGTTATAGAAAagtagaaacaaaaaataatgccAGTCAAGTTTTAGTGGCAGAAGACAGCAATAATTCTAATATTACCGGCCGTAAAAATGAAGATTCCGAAAAAGAGGTTTTAAGTGAACAACTGTTATTAAAACTTAACGATGGGGAAAGTCGAGTTTTCTTTTACAGTGGTTCCGATTACCGATCGGACAGAGATTCGATAAGAAGCTATAATTACATCGAAGAAAACGAACAAGGATATTCCAAGGTTATTTTGAAAGTACCCACAAATATTTTACCAGACGATGGCTTGGATATCATTTTCGATTTGCTGGAAGATAAAAATCCTGGGTTGAATACAGAGTTGTGGAAAGTGGAACAACAATCTCAGTACAATAGGGGAAAATTTACTGTACTTGTGGATAAGCAGTCTGCTTCAGTAATAAAAG TCACGTCCGACACTGCAGCGCTACAGTGCAGTGCCGTGTCTGTGGTGCGGCGCGCCGTCGGAGGGGTTCTGTGCGCGCTGCCGCTTCGCCAACTACTGCAGCGATCGCTGCCAGCAAAGGGACTGGGACAAGCGCCACCACGCCGTCTGCCACAACTTGGCCCG GCTTCATAA